TTTTGGACTGCACCTTGTATCACCTTCACCACCATCCCACAACAGTGACAAATCTGTCAGACATTTCTTGGCACCTACATTAACTTCAAGAGCTTCCTCTCTGCTTTTAACATTTTCAAGACCAGACATAATCAGTTGGCCGCTGAGCCTGTTTAGGTACCTCAACTGCATTGCCTCATGCCCTTGTTCATTCTCTACCCTGAAATATGGGAATGTCTCGAGTGAGACCAGCCTGCTAATGTTCAAAAAACTTGATTCTTTCTTTGAATTGTAAACTTTTGATTTTGAACTGTTGAACAATTTTGAACCACTGAATACATGCCGCAAGTTGATCAGATCACCACAGGAAAATACCAAATCACTGCAATAACCAAAATCTAGCACCTGCATCTGGCAAAGCTGGTTTAGTGTGCTTGGTAAAACTACCCTGCATCCACCACCTGTCCGAAAAGCAAGATAGCGTAGATGCTTTAATTGACCCATAGATTCTGGGACAGAGAATATATTTGGTTCCTGAATAAATGTAACATGTTCTGGATTAAATAAAGCCATTGCTATTACTAGTACTCGCAGTTTTTGCAAACCCTTGAGTATGCTCTCGATGACTATTTCCTCAACTGGTGTATCCCTTCCAACGGTATAAATGATGAGAGTGTGTAAATTTCCCAATTCAATAATCTTACTAGTAATCAATGTTGCATCATAACTCTGAATAAAAAGATGGCGAACATCTCTAGGAACATCTTTTGTCCAGCCTTCTGCTTTCCCGCTCATGTTATTGTCAATTCTGAAGCACTCACTTCCAGCTACCGCCCCTGCTAAATCATGCAGCAGATCATGAACTAAATAATATTCCTTTCCATGATGGTAGTTCCAGTCCCAGCTTCCTAGTTGAAGAAACGAGATCGACAATAGGTCATTAAAGATCCCCAGACCAACCTCTTCAATATCCCTCCCTTCATCTGTGTTTCTTATGAATCCTTCTGCCACTCATAGTCTAATTAAGTCATCACGATGCAATCGATGCATTATGCAAAGCAACGCCTAGCCTGCTCATCAAGCTGATAGTAGCTCCACCACAGAGGTCCTGCTCGTTTATTGAAAAGGTCCTGATCGCTGACTCTTTTCCAATAGTTAACCTCTTGTTGTCGACGTAAATTTCCTCCCAATGTTCTAGCTGCTAGAGGTGACCCCTTCAGTTTTTTTGCAATCTCCTCACCGATGGTCTTGAACAGGCTCTGGTCTTGGCCACATCCGAGTGCATAATGCATGAATAGCTCAAAGAAGGCAGTTTCATCAACCGCAGTTATCGGCATGGCAGTGTATCTCACACCAACACATAGATCCGATAATGCATATCTACTTCGAGTTGTCACTAGGATCTTGCTTCCTCTCTTACCAACCTTAAATGGAGAAAGTAACTGTGGTAGATTCTGATCACCGACATCCTTATCGCACCAGACATCATCTAGCACCAGAAGGAATCTTTTTCCATCTAGTTTCCTCTCCAATTCTTTCTCTAGGGTATTCAGGTCAATGTTTTAAATAAccggctatagctccgctatagcccgCTATATAGCCTTTTCACTAGGGTGCCGCTAAATGGTCCCATgtacaaatagcccgctatagcctcctatagcccgctatagctccgctatagctgaTTTTGAGGTCCGCCACTATTTGgcaatagcccgctatttaaaacattgattCAGGTTATGAAATTGAGGGCATGCAACCTTAGGCTCGGAAGTATCCTTGGGTTGTGATGCTGCCTCATAAAACTCCTCGAAAATGTCGCTCACGCTAAAATTCTGAGAAAGATTAACCCACATAACAAGATCGAAATGGCCTTTCTTGTTCTTTTCGTTGTCACAAACAAACTGTGCAAGGGTAGATTTCCCAGACCCGCTGATTCCATGTATGCCAATTACAGAAAAGCACAGATCATTGCTGGTGCTTGGATGATCACCTTCCTTTTCATGaagcattgctatgatcttgtcgCGGTCATTACCTCGACCAAATACCTTGTGTGGAGAAACTGCTGTAGTAGGAGCATTGGCAACCATTTTCTGTCTTCTGTTGTCATTACTTATGCTGGACAAATTAAGCTCATCCAGAATTTGGTGTGCTTCATTTATAACTTCTTCTATCTTCTTTAGGCTCTTTATCAACATCTTATTTGACATACCACTCTCCTGCGACACCAAATAGCACTTGAGAAATCTTTCAAAAATAAATTATAGGTGACCATACAGATGAGAGAATTGTTTACAAGAACTATCCACACACTAAAAGATGAAAGAAGATTAATGTAATATAAGGAAAAATAATAATTGACAAGATTTTTAAAAATCCATCGTCGCATCTATTCTGACTTGCCATCAATCTAGTCCTTCATAGAACACAGGGCAGCCACACACATACTAGTACACAAACATATCAAACGTACACGTGTTCACGCCATCTGTGCATTATCTGAACGTACTCATGAGCAAGTTTGCTGATTTGGAAGAGAGAAGTTTGTTTTGCAATGGAAAATCAAAGGAAATGCTCATGGGCCAAGAATTGAGGTATACAAGAGAGAGCATCATTAGATACAAGAGAAATAAACATTCTCTACTACTGTGTTGTTACCTTTTTGTGCTATCTCCCGATGAAGTGGGAAAATGCAAGAGAAGGGAGCCATCTCTACCACTACACATCGCCTGACGTGCGTTGTGGCAAATGACGAAATGCTTACTTTGCatctgttagagttgtgtcgaatattattgtacaaggtaggttatagttggacttgGAGTCGTATGATGTGTAGACtagatatggagtcgtgtccaagtaggacacttgtatcctaggcatCTTATATAATGAGGGGGTAaacacatgatgtaacctatgccaacataatagcacagacaCGCAGGGGGAACTGGCGGCTTGTGCCGGCACCCGAGCGGCCAGCGTGCGGTATTagagcggtgtcatgg
This region of Triticum aestivum cultivar Chinese Spring chromosome 2D, IWGSC CS RefSeq v2.1, whole genome shotgun sequence genomic DNA includes:
- the LOC123050879 gene encoding uncharacterized protein, with the translated sequence MVGWVASTTISKLLTKGFDYLEYDTAKKLAQLEPKLLVLERVMEVVETSPYKPRLEQLFKELKSSYYEAEEILDAVEYHCPERQIKADKLQIGGVARPPNRDPKKKLWYAMTKFSPLKNKESGMSNKMLIKSLKKIEEVINEAHQILDELNLSSISNDNRRQKMVANAPTTAVSPHKVFGRGNDRDKIIAMLHEKEGDHPSTSNDLCFSVIGIHGISGSGKSTLAQFVCDNEKNKKGHFDLVMWVNLSQNFSVSDIFEEFYEAASQPKDTSEPKVACPQFHNLNQCFK